The Centroberyx gerrardi isolate f3 chromosome 13, fCenGer3.hap1.cur.20231027, whole genome shotgun sequence genome contains the following window.
ATTTTTAACAGTTGTACTTCATTCAGTTTTTGAATGGCAAATGTAGACATCCCAAGCTGTTGGGAAATAACAAATGACAGAGATGCACTCATAATCTGTGCTTAAGCGCTTGGATCGTAAATGTTGTCACCAGATTGCATGCAATTACAAAGTACGTGTAcgagtatgtatgtatgtatgttgcgAAAAGGCTTGACATTAAACACTTTTAATTATCAATGGTTGCTTGTGGTGATGCGAGAGTCTCTCCTAGGTGTTACTCAAGTTGTGAACAGATGAACAGATGCCACctcttaaaatgttttgtgtgaaCCAAACAACCAAAAGGGGGGTTTTGCTTCCTCGAGGACTCTTGGGAAATGCAGTTGTGCCTGGGGAATTACAGGAAGCCATCAGATGGGTTCAGGGACCGGCTCCCATTGATGTGAACGATCTTACTGTGAGGGTTGCTATGGCAGCTTGTGGATGGATTGACTGAGAACAAATGGGGTATGTATTCCTGCTCATGGTGCTGGTATggtggaagggaggagggggggggggggggggtcactaATTGAGTGCACAGAAAATGGGGTTTCCTAAACAATGGGaggattgtgtgtttgttcagtCAAAGGAAGTAGAGAGGTGAGTTTCCGTGCGTTACAAGGTTGCATACAGTATAGCTTTTCTGCATCAAatcatctctccccctccccctcttcataCCCAAACGCTTCCTCCAGTGGAGTTGTCGATCTCACCCTCAGCTctccagatctctctctctccctctctcactcatgTACATGGGCAGTTTTTTCTTTTGCCATCGGGCTTGGCAGCGGGTCGCCTTCACTGGGGAAATGTGTTAGAGTGAGATAGACTGGACTAGCCCATGAATCAGTGCGGCTGGCTCTCACACTAATCAGAGAaagggggctgtgtgtgtgtgtgtgtgtgtgtgtgcgtgcgcatgtgtgtgtgtgtgtgtattgtgcttGGTACTGCATTGTATGAGTTGTGGTGGGCCCTGCCTTGCAACAAATTCATTGTGACAGCAGGAACTGGAAGCAGTGCGACCACTACTCCAgtccccctccccctgctgctgctgaactcCCCATCAAGGGTCATTATAtaactccctctttcttcttcctctctgacaCACTGTCATTGTTCGCTGGAGTGTCAGGGGGTTGGAAGTTAAGCTTTTGtcattccctctttttccatccGTGCCTCAGTCTCTTCCCCCCGCTGCCCGAAAGCCCTTcatattattctctctctctctctctctctctctctctctctctctctctctctctctctctctctctctctctctctgactcacttcCACTGACGGCGGCTCACACATTCTGGTTTCAGTAATGCTGtattgccatggcaacaaggGTTAGTAAATGCCCCAAATATCTAGCGTTCGTGGAGATGCTCAGTGCAAACCAGTCAGTCACAAACAGCATCCTCACCGGCTGCACCTCTACTGATGACTGACATTTAcgtaagtgtgcgtgtgtgtgtgtgtgtgtgtgtgtgtgtgtgtgtatgtgtgtggcttTTGTGGGATTAATTAGCGCTGCACCACCATCCACCATCGAAATCTTAGTGCATATTCTCAAAAGATATATATAGCCtactcgacacacacacacacacacacacacacacatacacacacaacgaAAACCAAATACTGTAATCCTATAGTGGATTGTAGGacgatactatacaaatatcacagcaaaactataaagcCTAGCCTGTATAATATCCTATAGAATATTATTATGATAGCCTAGCATAAGAGACAAAAATACCGTTAGTGCGATAAGGTGACATATTTAATACCTCAGACACACAAGttcctacaggaatattatagaaatattatagccTACTGATTTTGCGTCACAAGCACATAGCCTACACACTGGAGAACAGCCTAGATTTCTGCGTCTTTTTGCTTATGTGGAATATTTGGCTGAGGCCATGCTATGCAAGGATCCCATAGACCATTGGCATTTGCTATAAAATGTAGACCCACAATTTGAGCTAGGCAGCGTCTTGCAAATAATCGGGATGATATTAAAGATAGTCTGCTCTATTTATAATCTTTGCGCGTAACGGTGCGTCTCCGTGCGTCTCTCCGTCACCGGCCAATGTACATATTTCATCTGGTCGCACTGCATCAGCTGCCACGACGGGCTCGCACGTCACAgatttttctccccctccttccccttctctttttttttgttacaccagagcatctctccttctcctctccctctctctttctaccgcCCACTCCTCTCCAACCATTGATCCGACTGCTCACCGCCGCCTCGCCGGCTTCGCCTCATCACATCGCCCGCTGcgcttttctccatttttattttagggagacggagaagaagaaactagaAGCCCATCCGCAAACATTTCACCATGGCTAGCACCGAGGATAAACCAGCCGACAAGGAGAATGTGTCCAACTGGAAGGACTCCATCTACAACCCGAGGACCGGGGAGCTGCTGGGTCGCACGGCCAGCAGCTGGGGTAAGGAATCCTGGATCAATTATCTCCAACTCTTATCAGTTTGATGTGCGATTCACGGGGCTTATACCTGGTTTATTATAtaccccgccccctccctccctccccccctccgtCCCCCCTCTATTTTCAAGGCATTTATGGATGTATGCTtcttgaatattttttttccatatgtgtgtgtgtgtgtgtgtgcgtgcgtgcgtggaTGAAAATGACTGACATGGCAATACATTTCGGATAATGTAGGCCATCATAGGCCTACAAGAAGGTGTAAAACAGAAGCCTATACCAAGAGGCCTATACCATAATGAATGATGTTATCAAAGGTGTGCCTCTGTCTCTATGGCAAAGGCAAAAATAGCCAGCCAGGTAATAATCAGTCAACAGCAAGGCGTTCTAGACATCTGCATAAATAATATTAAGAAATGATATCCACAGTGTAGACCTTAGCTGGTCAAGCTGCTCATTATCGAATGTCAAGTCTTAAGTGAAGACTGGAAATCCCTGTATTATTGCATTAATGTACCACAGCGGAAATGTACTGACTATAGCTGATCAATCCATACATTTATGTAATGATTCCCCTGTTACTTGCACAGTGAGGTAGTAACACACCACCCTCCTTCCTACAGCAGGCAGCTCCTATAGGCTAGCGCGAGCTGTCAGGCTGCCTGGGCCCCTGTGCTGCTGTGCAATGGGATGCTCCATTGCAGTTGCATGGCCGCCCACATTAGCATGCCTGTCAAGGTCAAATGggattccctctctcctctttctctctttcacacactaggcaggtgcattgtgggatactgttggagaggaatgagagagaggggggtatGCAGCAGGAAGCTCAGGGGTCCATCCTTTCATTGTCAACTTAGAGGGCATCTGTGCTGCACAGGCTGCCATACTGGATGGTGGTGAACCATTTTGAATCAGATGTTTCCATCACCGGGGCTTTTCTGTTGGACAAGTGAGGCAGGAGATGCTCTGAACATTCCGGCATCACCCATAAATCCTCtgttatttgaaaactgtaggTCTCTATAGTGTGAATGACCTCGCATATGTAagcattcagtagcttttcccCTTGAATGGTTTATCtcaaaggaatagttcactcaaaTGACAATTTCATCTGGATGGTTTGGCAGGACAGATGGGCCTGTTGTTGAGAAGAGATGTGGAAAATCAGATGGTTTTGCCAACTTGCTTTTGGTTAAAGCTTATGGTTAATTGTACATgaagcctctctctttctccctccctccctccttatattttctgtctctttctattctatttctccAACGTCCTCCAGGCCTCATTCTGTTGTTCTACCTGATTTTCTACTGTTTCTTGGCTGGCATGTTTGCCCTGACCATGTGGGTGATGCTGCTCACACTGGATGACTATGTGCCAAAGTACAGAGACCGTGTACCTCATCCAGGTGAGTGTCCATCAACACACAGGGGGGATGAACTCTTTGGGGCATCCATTATTCATATTCACGCCAATGAGGCTCTGCCATCATATGCGCTGAATCATAGCTTCTTTTTGTATTGATCTGTTTTGACATCTCTTCCTGTGTAAGGTCAGGAGTGAGGCTCATTTGCTGGAacaggaatgttttttttttgttttttttgtccagcTGTAATTCAAGACAAACCCGGATGCTTTAGATTACTTTTTACGTTTAGGATCACTTGTGCTATCATAACCATAACACTATGACACTGATTATTTAATGTTACTTATATGTCTCCGTTACAGGGTTGATGATTCGTCCAAATTCATTGGATATCTGGGTCAACAAATCTAATCCGCTCGCGTATGACCAGTATGTCAAACATCTGGAGACCTTCCTGCAAAGTAAATCCACATCCACATCTCCCTGCTGAATTGACGAAATGATattaaaatggactgaatgaCATTTGTAATAAAAAGAAATTCCATTCTCTACTTCCAGATCTGTGCTTTTTCCAACCTCTTAACACCGTCCAGTGATTCACACTATACTGTCCACAtgaatactctctctctctctctctctttctctctctctctgcttccttctccctctgctcaTCCGTCTCTGTCTCAGGCTATAACGATACAGAGCAGGAGAAGAACGAGCTGTGCCCTGCGGGGGATTATTATGAGCAGGACGAGGCAGAATTGCCCAAGAAAGCTTGTCAGTTCAAGAGGAGCTCCCTGAGCCGCTGCTCCGGCCTGTCTGACACCACCTTCGGATACGGCGAGGGGAAACCCTGCGTGCTGCTGAAAATGAACAGGGTGACGCCCCCCTTTCACtggctcctttcctctcccatgCTCTACCTGCGCAATTTCAGACGCTTGAAATGgatctttcctttctctcaatCCCTCTGCTCCTTTGcagcttccttccttccattctcCTCTCCGTTGCATTTATCGCTTCCCGACATTCccaaaaataaatgataaatcgCTGACTTTGTTTTACCCGCACACAGAGGCCTTTCTGCCTCTCCTAATGACTTCAACCTTTTCCACTTTCCTTCACATCATAGATCATTGGCCTGAAACCCCGTGGAGATCCTTACATCAACTGCACAGCGAAGGTGAACATTTTCTTAACACCATATACATGTGTTacgtgtttgtctgtgtattttttcgTTGGTTTCGTTTTTCGTTTTTGTCATAAAACTGATGGCCATAACAGTCTCAATATATTTCTGTTGATCTTGCTTTCATTGTTtccttcttttgtttgttttgtttctgatttCTTTCTGCATGCTGTCACTGACGGCTTTAGGGTAAGATTATATGTAAATTCTCAGGATTAGGCCAGTAGGCGTAACGCTTCTCATTATGTAATAGGTCATTACGCAGGAGCTGCTAATGCCTTAGACCCATCCTAGTGCCACAGAACACTCTGCCATTTTCAAGCCATTTTCACCTGCTAGACATTAtcaaaaaataatttcagaCCAAAATATGCTTGTGCAGATTAAACCAAAGCACATTACGCTTGCCAATTATTTGAAATCGCTGTACTAACAAGCAAGGGCTATTgcgtttccttttttttcatgtttgatcTTGAAAAATGTCTAGTCCCATTTGATCTAGTATAAGTTTCATTTACTTTCAAGTGAATGTATTGACTCGCACCTCTATTCCACTTTTAGAGAGACATCCCAGTTCAGATGCACTATTACCCCAGTGAGGGACGTTTTGataagatgtatttcccctacTATGGGAAGAAAGCTCATGTAAGTATTTTGCTCTGTCCATTAATATCCTAATATTCATGTATTTGCAGGAATCTACACGATTCTGACTTTCTCGTTTCATCAACCTTTTACCATTCTGTTTCTCTGCATGATGTTTtttaaccctctctctctctctctctctctctctctctcgctctctctctctctctctctccctccctccctccttccctaaTGCAGGAGCGCTATGTGCAGCCCGTGGTGGctgtgaagctgctgctgaCCAAGGAGGACTACAACACGGAGCTGACGGTGGAGTGCAGGGTAGAGGGCTCCGATCTCCGCAACAACGACGAACGGGACAAGTTCCTGGGCCGCATCACCTTCCGGGTCAAGGTGTTCGAGTAAGGAGGGGAAAAGGGGCGGTGAAGGAACCAAGCCGGAGGCTGCCCACGTTGCGAAGGATTTATATAAAAACGAGAAGGAAGCGTCAAAATGCGTCACAAAGAGGGCATTTGGGGTGTAGTGCTGTGGCCAAACGGTTGTATGCAGATTAGTAAATCGTGATGTCGAATGTTGCTTTGTTGACACTTCTGacccttctcttcttccaaCATTTCTCGCTGTTATCATTCTGACCTCCTCAAAGATCCCATCAGAATAAGACATGGGCTCTGTTCCTGACCCGATGACtccatccatacatacatacatacatacacttgTTGCACTGTTCCTCGTCGACTCACTTCTTTTTTTCGTAGTATCGATAAGATTAGCTGAGTTATATAGCCATCGCAAGAAAGCCATGTGGAGCTGTTGTGCTATTGCTGATACAActcttttatttttagattttttggtTTTGTAGATCTGCTCACTGTCAGGAAGAGAATACTGTTTTCATCACGCAGAACAATATGAACTACTGTGTCACCGCTGGTCTTGGAAGGGTTGTATCTTGCTGTAAAGTATATAATTGATGAAGTAGAACATTTCCAACACATTTCCACAGTATTCACATATAGTACCACATCACAAAGTCTGTCTCACATATTTTAAGACTCGGTCTTCATAGGAACTTGTCTTGATGATCAAGTATAGCCACTGTACCCCTATGTATGAAATGCCAATTACGAAGCCCCCTTTCCACATAAGAATACATTGTGATCTTTACCATATTTAGGGAATTGTAGATAGATCTTTGCGTTGTGGTCTACTTAACCGCAACCCAGTCTCgtgccgtctgtctgtctgcatgtctgtctgtctgtctccccgtCTTCCTGTTTACTCTactctctcacctctccactGCAATAGCCAATGTGTGGGTGAGCGATGCAGGACTAGATTGTTGTCTCGCTCCACCCAAGTGGGTGCTACGTATTGTTGTGTGGTtgaggtgacacacacacacacacagaaacacacacacacatacatacatgcacacacacacacacacaaaaggtaCAGTGTAAAGTGCTTTTAGGCCAAGAAGTGCTGGAAAGCGTCGCAAAAATGAAGTTCACTGTaactatgtactgtatatctttaCGTGTTCTGTATATCTATCTGGGTCTGACAGATTGTTTGTtagtttttctctcttcttcagccTGTTGATCTGATTGTCTGCCAATCTGTCTATTACTCCTCaatgtatatatacactatTTACCATATTTACTTAATTCACACTGTATTTTTTGTCACAAAACACAATGTCTGTGCACTGTAAAGAAATAATTTAAACAAAGATTTACAGGAAATTATCTTATTCAAAGCTATGTTTACACAGTCTTAAAAGGAACCCAAATTTGAAAGAACTTGTAACATCTCTTCAGGGTGCCTTAAGACCTGATGAAATAAATTGTGGAATAAAGGtgattttgaagaaaaaaaaattgtttcctACTGTCTATTTTTGGAATCCTGTCTGAATATGCCCAG
Protein-coding sequences here:
- the atp1b3a gene encoding sodium/potassium-transporting ATPase subunit beta-3a, with amino-acid sequence MASTEDKPADKENVSNWKDSIYNPRTGELLGRTASSWGLILLFYLIFYCFLAGMFALTMWVMLLTLDDYVPKYRDRVPHPGLMIRPNSLDIWVNKSNPLAYDQYVKHLETFLQSYNDTEQEKNELCPAGDYYEQDEAELPKKACQFKRSSLSRCSGLSDTTFGYGEGKPCVLLKMNRIIGLKPRGDPYINCTAKRDIPVQMHYYPSEGRFDKMYFPYYGKKAHERYVQPVVAVKLLLTKEDYNTELTVECRVEGSDLRNNDERDKFLGRITFRVKVFE